From the genome of Halomonas sp. I5-271120, one region includes:
- a CDS encoding NGG1p interacting factor NIF3: MYKLAFFAPTEAAETVKEAVFSSGAGRIGDYEACCFQTSGIGQFRPLSGADPHIGRVGDLSLVEEVKIELVCQDALIRDAVAALKKAHPYEEPAYEVWRLENF, translated from the coding sequence ATGTACAAGCTCGCCTTCTTCGCCCCCACCGAGGCGGCCGAAACCGTGAAAGAGGCCGTCTTCTCAAGCGGTGCCGGACGCATCGGTGACTACGAAGCCTGCTGCTTTCAGACGTCGGGCATCGGCCAGTTCCGCCCGCTGAGCGGAGCCGACCCGCATATCGGTCGCGTCGGCGATCTTTCTCTTGTCGAAGAGGTAAAGATAGAGCTGGTGTGCCAGGACGCGCTGATTCGCGACGCCGTGGCGGCCCTCAAGAAGGCCCACCCCTATGAGGAGCCGGCCTATGAGGTATGGAGACTGGAAAACTTTTAA
- a CDS encoding fasciclin domain-containing protein yields MKAIAVAAPQWMGIGLVGMMLAGTVQADDHGMAQADIVDTAIEAGQFDTLVAAVKAADLVDTLKGEGPFTVFAPTDEAFAALPEGTLDTLLMPENKDQLQAVLTYHVVPGKIMAEDAMAASSATTVQGQDLTITTMDGQVMINDATVTAADVMASNGVIHVIDTVLIPE; encoded by the coding sequence ATGAAAGCCATCGCAGTCGCAGCACCCCAGTGGATGGGCATCGGTCTGGTTGGCATGATGCTCGCCGGTACGGTACAGGCGGATGATCATGGTATGGCCCAGGCCGACATCGTCGACACTGCCATCGAAGCCGGTCAGTTCGACACTCTCGTGGCCGCGGTAAAGGCCGCTGACCTTGTTGACACTCTCAAGGGAGAGGGACCGTTCACGGTATTCGCCCCCACCGACGAAGCCTTCGCTGCCTTGCCGGAAGGCACTCTCGACACCCTGCTGATGCCGGAAAACAAGGATCAGCTGCAAGCCGTGCTGACCTACCATGTGGTACCCGGCAAGATTATGGCGGAAGACGCCATGGCCGCCAGCTCCGCTACCACCGTTCAAGGACAGGATCTGACCATCACCACCATGGATGGCCAGGTGATGATCAATGATGCCACCGTGACCGCCGCCGATGTAATGGCCAGTAACGGCGTCATCCATGTGATCGACACGGTCCTGATCCCGGAGTAA
- a CDS encoding LysR substrate-binding domain-containing protein, whose product MTPPVSFRQLQVFVTVARRGTVSAAARQLSLSQSATSQALSDLERALDVALFDRLGRRLRLNDSGRHLLPQAERLLDGMQEFVASAREPEGALRGTLTVSASATIGTYLLPPLAGVFGERHPGADLRLRLRNSGEVMTDLLRFDADLGLIEGQCHEPGLASETWCDDQLLVVASPRHSLAARQGLDGEALAEARWILREQGSGTREVFEAAMAPVLQAAPSHRLQVRMELGQHEAIKQAVKAGLGLGCLSRLSVVGELDRGELVALSTPLSLVRSFSLVWHPERYRSPLWQAFKVFLDEER is encoded by the coding sequence ATGACGCCCCCGGTCAGTTTTCGACAGCTTCAGGTCTTCGTGACAGTGGCTCGCCGCGGCACGGTGAGTGCCGCGGCGCGGCAGCTGAGCCTCTCCCAGTCGGCGACCAGTCAGGCGCTGTCCGATCTGGAGCGGGCGCTCGACGTTGCACTCTTCGATCGGCTGGGTCGCCGTCTGCGCCTCAATGATAGTGGGCGTCACCTGCTGCCCCAGGCCGAGCGGCTGCTCGATGGCATGCAGGAGTTCGTTGCCTCGGCCCGGGAGCCTGAGGGAGCGCTGCGCGGTACCTTGACGGTGTCGGCCAGCGCCACCATCGGCACCTATCTGCTGCCGCCCCTGGCGGGTGTCTTCGGTGAGCGTCATCCCGGCGCTGACCTGCGCCTGAGGCTGCGCAACAGCGGTGAGGTAATGACGGATCTGTTGCGCTTCGATGCGGACCTTGGCCTGATCGAGGGGCAGTGCCACGAACCCGGGCTTGCCAGCGAGACCTGGTGCGATGATCAACTGCTGGTGGTGGCCAGCCCCCGTCACTCGCTGGCCGCGCGGCAAGGCCTCGATGGCGAGGCGCTGGCCGAGGCCCGATGGATTCTTCGTGAGCAGGGCTCCGGCACCCGTGAAGTCTTCGAGGCGGCCATGGCACCGGTGCTGCAGGCGGCTCCTTCGCACCGCCTGCAGGTGCGCATGGAGCTTGGCCAGCACGAGGCCATCAAGCAGGCGGTGAAGGCGGGGCTGGGGCTCGGCTGCCTGTCACGGCTCAGCGTGGTGGGCGAGCTCGACCGCGGTGAGCTGGTGGCGCTCTCGACGCCGCTGTCGCTGGTGCGGTCTTTTTCGCTGGTGTGGCACCCCGAGCGCTATCGCAGCCCGCTGTGGCAGGCGTTCAAGGTGTTTCTCGACGAGGAACGCTAG
- a CDS encoding fructosamine kinase family protein, translating into MDDQLTAMLERLDLEPSGALSPLSGGDIAEVASLETRQGAIVVKRDDPQRLAGEAEGLSALHDALAGSSLRVPKVLGQEGPWLLMESLNVAPRTAASEADLGEGLRILHGVTREAHGWPRDNACGQTPQPNAWLDDGRAFQRERRLKPLATACHEHGLLDQRLRARLEDVAERLDDWLSDAPASLVHGDLWSGNVMHTDRGPALIDPAVYAHYPEVDLAMLTLFGSPSAAFFEAYWNGNRPGDWPRREALFQLYPLLNHLLMFGGSYRGAVEGALARVE; encoded by the coding sequence ATGGACGATCAACTGACCGCGATGCTGGAACGTCTGGATCTCGAGCCGAGCGGGGCTCTATCGCCCCTCAGCGGCGGTGATATCGCCGAGGTGGCGAGCCTCGAGACCCGCCAGGGCGCGATAGTGGTCAAACGTGACGATCCGCAGCGCCTGGCCGGCGAGGCCGAGGGGCTCAGTGCCCTGCATGATGCCTTGGCAGGGAGTTCGCTGCGGGTGCCCAAGGTGCTGGGGCAGGAGGGGCCCTGGCTGCTGATGGAGTCGCTTAACGTTGCGCCGCGCACGGCCGCCAGCGAGGCCGATCTGGGCGAGGGACTGCGGATACTGCACGGTGTGACCCGCGAGGCCCACGGCTGGCCGCGGGACAACGCCTGTGGCCAAACGCCCCAGCCCAATGCCTGGCTCGATGACGGCCGCGCCTTCCAGCGCGAGCGCCGTTTGAAGCCCCTGGCGACCGCCTGCCATGAGCATGGGCTGCTCGATCAGCGACTGAGAGCACGACTGGAAGACGTGGCCGAGCGGCTCGACGACTGGCTGTCCGACGCCCCGGCAAGCCTCGTTCATGGCGATCTGTGGTCTGGCAACGTGATGCATACCGACCGCGGCCCGGCGCTTATCGACCCGGCGGTGTATGCCCATTACCCGGAGGTGGACCTGGCCATGCTGACGCTGTTTGGTTCGCCCTCGGCGGCCTTCTTCGAGGCCTACTGGAACGGAAACCGCCCCGGCGATTGGCCGAGGCGGGAAGCCCTGTTCCAGCTTTATCCGCTGCTGAATCATCTGCTGATGTTCGGTGGCAGCTACCGGGGCGCCGTGGAGGGGGCCCTGGCACGCGTTGAGTAG